Proteins encoded by one window of Paenibacillus urinalis:
- a CDS encoding MarR family winged helix-turn-helix transcriptional regulator — protein MDMNQEHDLITSWLSLTHIQMNIESLLDQSLQAKHDLSLNEFYMLYFLSQAPQKRLKLQQLESMVGLSQSAMSRFVARFEAKGCGALRRSACEEDRRSVYTSLTDIGQEKVNRAFHTFNEVLIKALPDTDLKGLLESLLRVKQDR, from the coding sequence ATGGACATGAATCAAGAGCATGACCTTATAACGAGCTGGTTATCACTGACTCACATCCAAATGAATATAGAGAGTCTGCTTGATCAGTCATTGCAGGCTAAACATGATCTGTCATTAAATGAATTTTATATGTTGTACTTCTTATCTCAAGCTCCGCAAAAAAGACTGAAGCTGCAGCAGCTGGAGTCGATGGTAGGACTTAGCCAGAGCGCCATGTCTAGATTTGTGGCACGATTTGAGGCCAAAGGATGCGGTGCCCTGAGAAGATCAGCATGTGAGGAAGACCGGAGAAGTGTGTACACTTCACTTACAGATATCGGCCAGGAGAAAGTGAACCGAGCGTTTCATACCTTTAATGAAGTATTAATCAAGGCTTTACCGGATACGGATCTAAAAGGGTTGCTCGAATCTTTACTTCGTGTTAAGCAGGATCGTTAA
- a CDS encoding secondary thiamine-phosphate synthase enzyme YjbQ encodes MLQKLTLKTFNRDEMRDVTEEVRAAVAKSGITDGIAMIYSPHTTAGITINENADPDVKHDVLLRLDEVYPWNHPKYLHAEGNTASHLKAITTGTSQTVIIQNGRLVLGRWQGIYFCEFDGPRDREYYVKTMEG; translated from the coding sequence ATGCTGCAAAAATTGACGCTGAAAACATTCAACAGAGATGAAATGCGGGATGTTACGGAGGAAGTGAGAGCTGCTGTGGCGAAGAGTGGCATCACTGACGGGATTGCAATGATTTATAGTCCTCATACTACCGCAGGAATTACCATTAATGAAAATGCTGACCCCGATGTCAAGCACGATGTGCTGCTCCGACTTGATGAAGTATACCCATGGAATCATCCCAAGTACTTGCATGCCGAAGGAAACACGGCTTCTCACTTGAAGGCAATAACGACGGGAACCTCGCAGACGGTCATTATTCAGAATGGCAGACTGGTTCTAGGCCGCTGGCAAGGTATTTACTTCTGTGAATTTGACGGTCCCCGAGATCGGGAATACTATGTGAAGACGATGGAAGGCTGA
- a CDS encoding AzlD domain-containing protein produces MNTSMTMIWLFVGCALVTLLPRIIPFIFVRSVRMPDVVLKWLSYIPICILSALVVESMITETNDQIAIDWSTVIALVPTLVVAVWTKSLSVTVIVGVVSMAVLRLFF; encoded by the coding sequence ATGAATACTAGCATGACGATGATTTGGCTGTTCGTGGGATGTGCACTTGTTACACTGCTTCCGCGGATCATACCTTTCATTTTTGTTCGAAGTGTCCGTATGCCAGATGTTGTACTGAAGTGGCTCTCGTATATTCCAATCTGTATTTTGTCTGCCCTCGTTGTTGAGAGCATGATAACAGAGACTAATGATCAGATTGCAATCGATTGGAGCACCGTCATTGCTCTTGTTCCAACGCTTGTAGTTGCGGTATGGACCAAAAGCTTGTCTGTAACCGTTATTGTCGGTGTTGTAAGCATGGCCGTCCTAAGGTTATTTTTCTAA
- a CDS encoding AzlC family ABC transporter permease, protein MSIQAGSNIPMPKDQNSFLQGVKDCVPTLLGYMSIGFAFGIVGVSSGLSILEIALMSILVYAGSAQFIICALLVVNTPASAIILTTFIVNLRHFLLSLTIAPYLTRYSISKNIGFGALLTDETFGVAANRIAEQGSLSGKWMNGLNLTAYLCWIAACTLGGISGQWIANPEALGLDFALVAMFAALLVLQLHSTERSKLKHRLSLVLYMVISMILLSYLVPSHVAVLLSTILVATIGVVTER, encoded by the coding sequence ATGAGCATTCAAGCTGGAAGCAATATCCCCATGCCTAAAGATCAGAATTCATTTCTGCAAGGCGTCAAAGATTGTGTTCCCACCCTGCTGGGTTATATGAGTATTGGCTTTGCCTTCGGAATTGTAGGCGTATCATCGGGGCTTAGTATACTCGAGATTGCTCTTATGTCCATTCTTGTCTATGCCGGCTCTGCTCAGTTCATTATTTGTGCACTGCTCGTTGTAAACACGCCGGCTTCAGCCATTATTTTAACTACTTTCATTGTAAATCTAAGACATTTTCTGCTTAGCCTGACGATCGCTCCCTATCTGACGAGATATTCGATCTCCAAAAATATCGGCTTCGGTGCACTCCTTACCGACGAAACGTTCGGGGTAGCAGCAAATCGTATTGCAGAACAGGGCTCTCTATCAGGAAAGTGGATGAATGGACTTAATCTGACGGCTTATTTATGCTGGATTGCAGCGTGTACCCTCGGGGGAATATCAGGACAGTGGATCGCAAATCCGGAAGCTCTAGGACTCGACTTCGCTCTTGTTGCCATGTTTGCCGCTCTGCTCGTCCTTCAGCTCCATAGTACCGAGAGATCCAAGCTGAAGCATCGCCTATCCCTCGTTCTATATATGGTCATCAGCATGATCCTGCTCTCTTATCTCGTACCGTCCCATGTGGCCGTATTACTCTCCACCATCCTTGTAGCAACGATCGGGGTGGTGACTGAGCGATGA
- a CDS encoding TrmB family transcriptional regulator — translation MDEEIYRSLQKLGYSAYECKAYIGLLKHSPITGYEISKRTGVPRSMIYEVLGKLLDKGAVHTVPSDPVTYAPLPARELIHRTRSEFEQSFRYLETKLTALEGEREVDVIHRIHSDAHVIAEMNSMIKQAEEELWFSIWENEFSYIQDEAMIRQEQKLPVYAIVFGPDQMKLGFTTHHNYMSPQVAEERMGGRLTIIARDNKEVLIANFSPGSTAWAIKTEDPALVLVAMEYIRHDIMFSELVKEVGSDKAEALWRGHKDLYHVVTGKWAGNQTEGLEK, via the coding sequence ATGGACGAAGAAATCTATCGATCCCTTCAAAAATTGGGCTACTCCGCCTATGAATGCAAGGCATATATCGGTCTATTGAAGCATTCACCTATTACAGGCTACGAAATCAGTAAACGTACCGGTGTACCGAGATCAATGATTTATGAAGTGCTTGGAAAGCTGCTGGATAAAGGAGCTGTTCACACGGTACCCAGTGATCCAGTAACCTATGCTCCGCTGCCAGCGAGAGAACTCATCCATCGGACTCGCAGTGAATTTGAGCAATCCTTTCGGTATCTCGAAACGAAGCTCACCGCTCTGGAAGGAGAACGAGAGGTAGATGTCATTCATCGTATTCACAGTGATGCACATGTCATTGCCGAGATGAACTCGATGATCAAGCAGGCTGAAGAAGAACTGTGGTTCTCCATATGGGAGAACGAATTTTCATATATACAGGATGAAGCAATGATCAGGCAAGAGCAGAAGCTCCCTGTTTACGCCATCGTATTTGGTCCCGATCAGATGAAGCTCGGGTTTACAACCCATCACAATTACATGTCTCCTCAGGTGGCAGAAGAACGCATGGGCGGCAGACTAACGATAATTGCCAGAGATAATAAGGAAGTGCTGATCGCTAATTTCTCACCGGGGTCAACCGCGTGGGCTATCAAGACAGAAGATCCTGCTCTCGTCCTGGTTGCCATGGAATACATCCGCCACGATATTATGTTCTCCGAGCTTGTTAAGGAAGTCGGTTCCGATAAGGCAGAAGCATTATGGAGAGGACACAAGGATCTGTATCATGTTGTAACGGGCAAATGGGCAGGGAATCAAACGGAGGGTTTGGAGAAATGA
- a CDS encoding MSMEG_1061 family FMN-dependent PPOX-type flavoprotein, whose product MNNEPIWTKDQITSAEQLRENIDQPHEAIVKKSISVIDETIRDYVSKSSIFFLATSSLERKTDVSPRGDEPGFVKILDEKHLAFPDRPGNRRADSLQNIIENPQVGMIVVIPGSNDVLRINGRAVITRNEDFITSQGWDGKTTGLAVVVEVEECFVHCPRAFKQAGLWSQDQWIPKEEHPNTSEMFKAHLAINGWK is encoded by the coding sequence ATGAACAACGAGCCGATATGGACGAAGGATCAAATTACCTCTGCTGAACAGCTGAGAGAGAACATAGATCAGCCACATGAAGCGATTGTGAAGAAGTCGATCAGTGTAATTGATGAGACCATTCGGGATTATGTGTCCAAATCCTCGATCTTTTTTCTGGCTACCTCCAGCTTGGAGCGCAAGACAGACGTCTCCCCGCGTGGAGACGAGCCAGGATTTGTGAAGATATTGGACGAGAAGCATCTGGCCTTCCCAGATCGCCCGGGTAATCGCAGAGCGGATTCGCTTCAAAACATCATTGAGAATCCACAGGTTGGCATGATTGTCGTCATTCCTGGCTCCAACGATGTCCTTCGAATTAACGGACGAGCGGTCATTACGAGAAATGAGGACTTTATTACATCTCAAGGCTGGGACGGCAAAACGACGGGGCTTGCCGTTGTTGTCGAGGTTGAAGAATGCTTCGTGCATTGTCCGCGGGCTTTTAAACAGGCAGGTCTCTGGAGCCAGGATCAATGGATTCCCAAGGAAGAGCACCCGAATACGAGCGAGATGTTCAAGGCGCATCTGGCGATCAACGGCTGGAAATAA
- a CDS encoding 3-ketoacyl-ACP reductase, translating to MQDLRGKTALITGAGRGIGRTTAIYFAKEGIHVGLIGRSIENLEKVAAELTEYGVRVSLASADVADLASVNQAVEHITNELGPIDILINNAGIGKFGGFLALEPEEWEQIIKVNVLGVYYVTRAVLPQMIERNSGDIINISSTAGQKGSPVSSAYSASKAAVLAMTESLMLEARKHNIRVSALTPSTVATDMAVELNLTDGNPEKVMQPEDLAEYMLAQLKLNSRIFIKSAGMWSTNP from the coding sequence ATGCAGGATCTAAGAGGTAAAACTGCGCTCATTACGGGAGCCGGAAGAGGAATTGGCCGCACAACCGCCATTTATTTTGCCAAGGAAGGTATTCATGTTGGACTGATTGGAAGAAGTATTGAGAACCTTGAGAAGGTAGCTGCTGAGCTGACTGAATATGGAGTTCGAGTATCACTAGCAAGCGCCGATGTGGCTGATCTTGCATCTGTGAATCAAGCGGTGGAACACATTACGAATGAACTGGGACCCATTGATATTCTGATCAACAACGCCGGTATCGGCAAATTTGGCGGGTTCCTTGCGCTTGAGCCAGAAGAGTGGGAGCAAATTATTAAAGTGAACGTCCTGGGCGTTTATTATGTAACCAGAGCGGTATTACCGCAAATGATTGAGCGCAACAGTGGTGACATCATCAATATATCCTCTACCGCAGGACAGAAGGGCTCTCCAGTATCCAGCGCTTACAGTGCATCGAAGGCAGCAGTACTGGCGATGACAGAATCTCTGATGCTCGAAGCGAGAAAACACAATATTCGTGTGAGCGCCCTTACTCCGAGCACAGTTGCAACCGATATGGCGGTAGAACTGAACCTGACAGATGGCAACCCGGAGAAAGTAATGCAGCCAGAAGATCTTGCTGAATATATGCTGGCACAGCTGAAGCTGAATTCACGCATCTTCATTAAATCAGCCGGCATGTGGTCAACTAACCCATAA
- a CDS encoding ABC transporter substrate-binding protein codes for MLYEQYLTLNQKLHNKGAGDIPIEVTVERIAEILFCTTRNAKLVIRKMTEQGWISFVSGRGRGNRSRLTFLVDREEILLTMAKDLAERGQFKPAFELLHAHGEGNSIDQFSVWLDGYFGLEKEHKTGSETKDVLRIPIYRPIHTMDPADCFCSLSAHMIQQLFDRLVIYDINTKRFIPALAHHWESNEDATEWTFHLRKGVLFHNGAKLTSEDVRFTMERLASDRRNSWILRSLKQIEAPSSHTFRFVFYRPNWIFLRFVTAVSMSILPKDYAGLPEEKYWEHPVGTGPFQFAEWTECCFTMNAYPYYYQGRPYLDSVIVATLPEEAGLIGGSSRKWSCLNRVTAENEMDTGAAEDTSNSQDTKPFDQIASEHYCTGLLTWNMTKEGSQQNAKFRQAVNLYLDRVRMIEDLGEHRSHPAHSFLADNRYARQAHVVDELHARQLLKESGYDGSTVVIGSYGLHLRDAEWVKSRLADLNIKVIVVARDMTNILADHLVEELDCIIHSVVFPGEEVCLIENYEQHGSYVKELLDPGITDWLHERIDHALACRWADERMAILEEIEEYLRREAQVLFLNHSSFQIQSDASFKGVAINSLGWIDFKEIWKS; via the coding sequence ATGCTGTATGAGCAATATCTAACGCTAAATCAGAAGCTTCATAACAAGGGAGCAGGCGATATCCCGATTGAGGTTACGGTTGAGCGAATCGCTGAGATTCTGTTCTGTACAACGAGAAATGCGAAATTGGTTATACGAAAAATGACTGAACAAGGCTGGATCAGCTTCGTATCAGGCAGAGGCAGGGGAAATCGTTCAAGGCTTACATTCCTTGTGGATCGGGAAGAAATACTGCTCACGATGGCTAAAGATCTTGCGGAGAGAGGACAATTTAAACCCGCCTTCGAGCTGCTCCATGCTCATGGTGAAGGGAATTCAATAGATCAGTTTTCTGTTTGGCTGGACGGGTATTTTGGACTTGAAAAAGAACACAAAACGGGCAGTGAAACCAAGGATGTACTAAGAATCCCGATCTATCGTCCCATCCATACCATGGACCCTGCCGATTGCTTCTGCAGCCTGTCCGCACATATGATACAACAGCTCTTTGACCGGCTTGTGATCTATGATATCAATACAAAGCGGTTTATTCCGGCACTGGCGCACCACTGGGAATCCAATGAAGATGCTACGGAGTGGACGTTCCATCTTAGAAAGGGTGTCTTGTTTCATAATGGAGCAAAGTTAACCTCTGAAGATGTCCGCTTTACGATGGAGCGGCTTGCCTCAGATCGAAGAAACAGCTGGATTCTCCGGTCTCTGAAGCAGATCGAGGCACCTTCATCGCATACCTTTCGCTTCGTATTTTATCGTCCGAACTGGATTTTTCTCCGATTTGTGACAGCGGTATCCATGTCGATTCTGCCAAAGGACTATGCAGGACTCCCTGAAGAAAAGTATTGGGAGCATCCGGTTGGAACAGGACCGTTTCAATTTGCAGAATGGACGGAATGCTGCTTCACGATGAACGCTTATCCTTATTACTATCAAGGTCGGCCATACTTGGACAGCGTCATCGTGGCTACGTTGCCGGAGGAGGCGGGATTGATCGGAGGCTCGTCCAGAAAATGGAGCTGTCTGAACCGTGTGACTGCTGAGAATGAGATGGACACTGGTGCTGCTGAGGATACTTCAAATTCGCAGGACACGAAGCCGTTTGATCAGATTGCTTCCGAGCATTACTGTACCGGACTTCTTACCTGGAATATGACAAAAGAGGGGAGTCAGCAGAACGCTAAGTTTCGTCAAGCGGTTAACCTGTATTTGGACAGAGTAAGAATGATAGAGGATTTAGGAGAACATCGGTCCCATCCCGCACATTCCTTTCTTGCGGACAACCGTTATGCAAGGCAAGCTCATGTTGTGGATGAACTGCATGCCAGACAGTTATTGAAGGAATCGGGTTACGACGGATCAACGGTCGTGATTGGCAGCTATGGACTGCATTTGCGTGACGCAGAATGGGTGAAATCCAGACTTGCTGATCTAAATATTAAGGTGATTGTCGTTGCCAGGGATATGACAAATATTCTTGCTGATCATTTAGTAGAAGAACTGGACTGTATCATTCATTCCGTCGTGTTTCCGGGTGAAGAGGTGTGCTTGATTGAGAATTATGAGCAGCACGGCAGCTATGTAAAAGAATTACTGGACCCCGGTATTACGGATTGGCTACATGAGCGAATCGATCATGCGCTGGCTTGCAGATGGGCCGATGAACGAATGGCCATACTCGAAGAGATTGAGGAATATTTGAGAAGAGAAGCTCAAGTTCTGTTTCTTAATCATTCCAGCTTCCAAATCCAATCCGATGCCTCCTTTAAAGGCGTAGCTATTAATTCACTCGGATGGATTGATTTTAAAGAAATATGGAAATCTTGA
- a CDS encoding MauE/DoxX family redox-associated membrane protein → MYEFLTVLMTFPLLMSSASFFWGKALGDPSNFPAHPFLYNLLISVQILAALIVFIYQAPLSFILLSLVYLSQAVGVLIIMRNKGKVECGCLGPQVNSRLSYKLVLLNLSFVCAGIIICYLTYPIYDPVIMLEGAFIYLIVMLLALFIAVGVPDALYATTAYRSAARLNRQVVVKQRGGGN, encoded by the coding sequence ATGTACGAATTTCTTACTGTCCTTATGACCTTTCCATTACTCATGTCGTCAGCAAGCTTCTTTTGGGGAAAAGCACTAGGCGATCCGAGTAATTTTCCAGCTCATCCATTCCTCTATAACTTACTTATCAGTGTGCAAATATTGGCTGCACTTATCGTCTTCATTTACCAAGCCCCCCTCAGCTTCATCCTTCTTTCATTGGTGTATCTGTCCCAAGCTGTAGGGGTTCTGATCATCATGCGTAATAAAGGCAAGGTAGAATGTGGCTGCCTGGGTCCACAGGTGAACTCCAGGTTGAGCTATAAGCTTGTTCTACTGAATCTGTCGTTTGTCTGTGCTGGCATTATAATCTGTTATTTGACTTATCCGATCTACGATCCCGTTATTATGCTAGAAGGTGCATTTATCTATCTGATTGTTATGCTGCTCGCTCTATTCATTGCTGTAGGCGTTCCTGATGCACTATATGCCACTACAGCTTACCGTTCTGCTGCCCGTCTTAACCGGCAAGTCGTCGTTAAGCAGAGAGGAGGCGGAAATTGA
- a CDS encoding TlpA family protein disulfide reductase yields MSTLFWLSYIMLWLLVIPLVILNLVLFRQLGIMIMGTARGVNQSGIPIGHKIPQVAAFRLKGEEWSTVELLGSPSLMLFGSPTCKECAEIMPDFKRIAEINEVKPILLLFSTAEFAAEYVRKINYTDEVMLVNPDLANQLDVQVTPFAYAIDRNGIIKHKGLVNSRDQLEEYVKASRAS; encoded by the coding sequence TTGAGTACTTTATTTTGGCTGTCGTACATCATGCTCTGGCTGCTCGTCATTCCGCTCGTCATTCTGAATTTGGTGCTGTTCAGGCAGCTTGGAATTATGATTATGGGAACGGCCCGAGGAGTGAATCAGTCTGGAATTCCAATTGGACATAAGATCCCTCAAGTTGCAGCCTTCCGTTTAAAAGGAGAGGAATGGTCAACGGTCGAGTTGCTCGGTTCCCCATCCTTAATGCTGTTTGGTTCTCCCACCTGCAAAGAATGCGCAGAGATTATGCCTGATTTTAAACGTATTGCGGAAATAAATGAGGTGAAGCCCATTCTCTTGTTGTTTTCAACGGCTGAGTTTGCCGCTGAGTATGTAAGAAAGATTAATTATACAGATGAAGTGATGCTGGTAAATCCGGATTTGGCAAATCAGCTGGATGTTCAGGTCACACCGTTCGCCTATGCGATCGACAGAAACGGCATCATCAAGCATAAAGGCCTGGTTAACAGCAGAGACCAGCTGGAGGAGTATGTTAAGGCTTCAAGAGCTTCATGA
- a CDS encoding DinB family protein translates to MKLWFKHNWLLRDQWYEWCQEVPYEELVKERTGGVGSIMRTLFHMIDVEWSWIQMIQGKPHDEENFEEYNTVDKIQELDRRYRLDIKDFIENWNDNLETTPFYFHEPTGKVHVDAWGEIMRHTIAHQIHHLGQISVWAREMGKAPLSANVIGRGLIQPQSVQTKDV, encoded by the coding sequence ATGAAGCTGTGGTTTAAGCATAATTGGCTGCTGAGAGATCAGTGGTATGAATGGTGTCAGGAAGTTCCATATGAGGAGCTGGTGAAAGAGCGGACCGGCGGAGTCGGCAGCATCATGCGAACTCTCTTTCATATGATTGACGTGGAGTGGAGCTGGATTCAAATGATACAAGGAAAACCTCATGATGAGGAAAATTTCGAGGAATATAATACAGTGGACAAGATTCAGGAGCTCGATCGACGTTACCGTCTCGACATCAAAGACTTTATCGAGAATTGGAACGATAATTTGGAGACAACTCCATTTTATTTTCACGAGCCAACGGGTAAAGTGCACGTCGATGCATGGGGAGAAATTATGCGACATACCATTGCACACCAGATCCATCATCTAGGACAAATATCAGTGTGGGCAAGGGAGATGGGTAAGGCTCCTCTATCTGCAAACGTAATAGGAAGAGGACTCATTCAGCCTCAGTCCGTTCAGACTAAAGATGTCTAG
- a CDS encoding aminotransferase class I/II-fold pyridoxal phosphate-dependent enzyme, which produces MTFERTKRSWRAEKLSHLGSSIFTEVAEWKEEARSSGKEIIDLGIGSPDRGPTAHIRNVLSEAVLDESNYAYPGTSGTPSFRQQAAAWMQHRFEVDVDPNTEILALMGSQDGLAHLAQAICNPGDCAIVPDPGYPIYSGSLAIAGVRPWYLPLKEENHFLPDLDSIPDQVWEEAVFILLNIPGNPIAVTADIEFYEKLIRIATQWNVLIVHDLAYSEMAFDDYRPMSILELPGAKDIAVEFHSFSKSFNMAGCRIGFLTGNSEVISALRDLKSNIDYGVFEPIQAAAVAALEEAMKKGKGDRGVAPLYEARRNAFAEALAAEGWNVPKPKATMFVWAPLPARFKVAAGDAQAWTSRKFARELLLDTGVVVIPGEAFGSEGEGYVRIALVQEQEMLMEAARRMGSFIREYEMI; this is translated from the coding sequence TTGACATTTGAACGAACTAAGCGATCCTGGCGGGCAGAGAAATTATCACATTTAGGCTCGTCTATCTTTACAGAAGTTGCAGAATGGAAAGAAGAAGCACGATCTTCCGGCAAAGAGATTATTGATCTGGGGATCGGAAGTCCTGACCGCGGACCTACAGCACATATTCGGAACGTATTGAGTGAAGCCGTACTTGATGAGAGTAATTATGCTTACCCGGGAACTTCCGGCACTCCGTCCTTTCGTCAGCAGGCAGCTGCATGGATGCAGCATCGATTTGAAGTGGATGTTGATCCAAATACAGAGATTTTAGCACTTATGGGTTCTCAGGATGGGCTGGCTCATCTCGCTCAAGCTATATGTAACCCTGGAGATTGTGCCATTGTTCCGGATCCCGGATATCCCATATATTCCGGTTCTCTTGCCATTGCGGGAGTGAGACCTTGGTATCTCCCACTCAAGGAAGAGAACCATTTTCTTCCTGATTTAGACAGCATTCCTGATCAAGTATGGGAGGAGGCAGTATTCATACTGCTTAACATTCCGGGTAATCCCATTGCCGTGACAGCGGATATAGAATTTTATGAGAAATTGATTCGGATTGCGACACAATGGAACGTGCTCATAGTACATGATTTGGCTTATTCGGAGATGGCATTTGATGATTACCGTCCTATGAGCATTCTAGAACTACCCGGAGCCAAAGATATCGCTGTTGAATTTCATTCCTTCTCGAAGAGTTTTAATATGGCTGGCTGCAGGATTGGATTCCTGACCGGGAATTCGGAAGTCATATCTGCCCTTCGTGACCTGAAGAGCAACATTGATTACGGAGTATTTGAACCCATTCAGGCGGCTGCAGTTGCTGCGCTGGAAGAGGCGATGAAGAAGGGAAAAGGTGACCGGGGAGTTGCACCCTTGTATGAAGCCCGCCGAAATGCTTTTGCAGAGGCTCTTGCAGCCGAAGGCTGGAATGTTCCTAAGCCTAAGGCGACAATGTTCGTGTGGGCCCCGCTTCCTGCGCGCTTTAAAGTGGCGGCGGGAGATGCACAGGCATGGACCTCACGGAAATTTGCTCGTGAATTGCTGCTGGATACAGGGGTGGTGGTCATCCCAGGGGAAGCCTTCGGATCAGAAGGAGAAGGGTACGTCCGAATTGCTCTTGTACAAGAACAGGAAATGCTTATGGAAGCAGCGAGGCGGATGGGCAGCTTTATCCGAGAATACGAAATGATTTGA
- a CDS encoding tripartite tricarboxylate transporter TctB family protein, which produces MKVSAADRIAGIVAVLIGLLSLSEAWKLYAYRIALFNGDHVFPFIVGLGLVLFGMMLSIRGDRISQGTTNDRSEVKVSLLIYVIPVVLLLYVALINWSGYLIATFIASIILFHLIGKFRWYWSIGGSLILTAALYFIFVEWLNTPLPSGSWL; this is translated from the coding sequence ATGAAGGTTAGTGCAGCTGATCGGATTGCCGGAATCGTTGCTGTCTTAATCGGCTTACTGTCGTTATCAGAAGCATGGAAGCTATATGCTTACCGAATTGCATTATTTAATGGAGATCATGTATTTCCGTTTATCGTTGGACTTGGATTGGTGTTATTCGGAATGATGCTGAGCATTAGAGGGGATCGGATATCCCAGGGTACAACGAATGACAGATCTGAAGTTAAAGTATCTCTCCTTATATATGTCATTCCTGTCGTCCTGCTCCTATATGTAGCACTTATCAATTGGTCAGGTTATCTAATCGCAACCTTTATCGCTTCCATAATTTTGTTCCATCTTATCGGAAAATTTCGCTGGTATTGGTCTATCGGCGGATCTCTAATCTTAACAGCGGCTCTTTACTTCATATTTGTAGAGTGGCTGAACACACCTCTGCCTAGCGGCAGTTGGTTGTAG